Proteins from a single region of Halichoerus grypus chromosome 13, mHalGry1.hap1.1, whole genome shotgun sequence:
- the MBD1 gene encoding methyl-CpG-binding domain protein 1 isoform X43 — translation MAEDWLDCPALGPGWKRREVFRKSGATCGRSDTYYQSPTGDRIRSKVELTRYLGPACDLTLFDFKQGILCYPAPKPQSLAVPSRKRKKPSRPAKTRKRQVGPQKGEVRKEAPRDETKADADTAPASLPAPGCCENCGISFSGDGTRRQRLKTLCKDCRAQRIAFNREQRMFKRVGCGECAACRVTEDCGACSTCLLQLPHDVASGLFCKCEQRRCLRIVERSRGCGVCRGCQTREDCGRCRVCLRPPRPGLRRQWRCVQRRCLRHLAHRLRRHHQRCQRRPPLAVAPPAGKRSRRRGGCDSKMAARRRPPRAQPLPPVPPSQPPESPELQPYTNRRQNRKCGACAACLRRMDCGHCDFCCDKPKFGGSNQKRQKCRWRQCLQFAMKRLLPSVWAGSEDGAGPPPPYSRRKRPGSTRRPRLGQILKTSLTTPTARSGRAQTPMKQETGSGFVLPPPGTDLVFLREGASSPVQVPGPAAASTEALLQAVDPGLPPVKQEPLDPEEDKEEESKDDSASDSAPEEEAGGAGTPVITEIFSLGGTRLRDTAVWLPRSKDLKKPGARKQ, via the exons ATGGCTGAGGACTGGCTGGACTGCCCAGCCTTGGGCCCTGGCTGGAAGCGCCGTGAGGTCTTTCGAAAGTCAGGTGCCACCTGTGGACGCTCAGACACCTATTACCAGAG CCCCACAGGAGACAGGATCCGAAGCAAAGTTGAGCTGACCCGATACCTGGGCCCTGCGTGCGACCTCACCCTCTTCGACTTCAAACAAGGCATTCTGTGTTATCCAGCCCCCAAG CCCCAGTCCTTAGCTGTCCCTAGCAGGAAGCGGAAGAAGCCTTCACGACCAGCCAAGACTCGGAAACGTCAGGTTGGACCCCAGAAGGGTGAGGTCAGGAAGGAGGCCCCAAGAGATGAGACCAAGGCTGATGCCGACACAGCCCCAGCTTCACTCCCTGCTCCTGG GTGCTGTGAGAACTGTGGAATCAGCTTCTCAGGAGATGGTACCCGAAGACAGCGGCTCAAGACATTATGCAAGGACTGCCGAG cACAGAGAATTGCTTTCAACCGGGAGCAAAGGATGTTTAAG CGTGTGGGCTGCGGGGAGTGCGCGGCCTGCCGGGTAACCGAGGACTGCGGGGCCTGCTCCACCTGCCTTCTGCAGTTGCCCCATGATGTGGCCTCGGGGCTGTTCTGCAAGTGTGAGCAGAGACGGTGCCTCCGGATTGTGGAAAGG AGCCGAGGGTGTGGAGTGTGCCGGGGCTGTCAGACCCGAGAGGACTGTGGCCGTTGTCGAGTCTGCCTTCGCCCTCCCCGCCCTGGTCTCAGGCGCCAGTGGAGGTGTGTCCAGCGGCGCTGCTTACGG CACCTTGCCCACCGTCTCCGTCGCCACCATCAGCGATGTCAACGACGCCCTCCCCTagctgtggctccccctgct GGTAAACGTAGCCGCCGCAGAGGAGGCTGTGACTCCAAGATGGCTGCTCGGCGGCGCCCCCCGCGAGCCCAGCCACTGCCTCCAGTTCCCCCATCACAGCCTCCAGAGTCCCCAGAGCTG CAGCCTTACACGAATCGTCGGCAGAACCGCAAGTGTGGGGCCTGTGCAGCCTGCCTACGCCGGATGGACTGTGGCCACTGCGACTTCTGCTGTGACAAGCCCAAATTTGGGGGCAGCAACCAGAAGCGTCAGAAGTGTCGTTGGCGCCAATGCCTGCAGTTTGCCATg AAGCGTCTGCTGCCTAGTGTCTGGGCAGGATCTGAGGATGGGGCAGGGCCGCCCCCACCTTACTCTCGTCGAAAGAGACCTGGCTCTACTCGACGGCCCCGTCTGGGGCAGATACTGAAGACCTCCTTGACCACACCCACAGCCCGATCAGGCCGTGCCCAGACTCCAATGAAACAGGAAACAGGCAGTGGCTTTGTGCTACCCCCACCTGGCACCGACCTTGTGTTCTTACGGGAAGGTGCAAGCAGTCCTGTGCAGGTGCCTGGCCCTGCTGCAGCTTCCACAGAAGCCCTGTTGCAG GCAGTAGACCCAGGCCTGCCACCTGTGAAACAAGAGCCACTGGACCCTGAGGAGGACAAGGAGGAAGAGAGCAAGGATGACTCCGCCTCCGACTCGGCaccagaggaggaggcaggaggggctggcaCACCCGTG ATCACCGAGATTTTCAGCCTGGGTGGAACCCGCCTCCGGGACACAGCAGTCTGGTTGCCAAG GTCCAAGGACCTTAAAAAACCTGGAGCTAGAAAGCAGTAG
- the MBD1 gene encoding methyl-CpG-binding domain protein 1 isoform X16, with translation MAEDWLDCPALGPGWKRREVFRKSGATCGRSDTYYQSPTGDRIRSKVELTRYLGPACDLTLFDFKQGILCYPAPKPQSLAVPSRKRKKPSRPAKTRKRQVGPQKGEVRKEAPRDETKADADTAPASLPAPGCCENCGISFSGDGTRRQRLKTLCKDCRAQRIAFNREQRMFKRVGCGECAACRVTEDCGACSTCLLQLPHDVASGLFCKCEQRRCLRIVERSRGCGVCRGCQTREDCGRCRVCLRPPRPGLRRQWRCVQRRCLRGKRSRRRGGCDSKMAARRRPPRAQPLPPVPPSQPPESPELHPRALAPSPPAEFIYYCVDEDELQPYTNRRQNRKCGACAACLRRMDCGHCDFCCDKPKFGGSNQKRQKCRWRQCLQFAMKRLLPSVWAGSEDGAGPPPPYSRRKRPGSTRRPRLGQILKTSLTTPTARSGRAQTPMKQETGSGFVLPPPGTDLVFLREGASSPVQVPGPAAASTEALLQEAQCPGLSWVVALPQVKQEKADAQEDWTPGTAILTSPVLLSGCPSKAVDPGLPPVKQEPLDPEEDKEEESKDDSASDSAPEEEAGGAGTPVITEIFSLGGTRLRDTAVWLPRAGNREGKMDVKCGRRRTLWRARARAGTGEDGLEPMSVSQHLQLR, from the exons ATGGCTGAGGACTGGCTGGACTGCCCAGCCTTGGGCCCTGGCTGGAAGCGCCGTGAGGTCTTTCGAAAGTCAGGTGCCACCTGTGGACGCTCAGACACCTATTACCAGAG CCCCACAGGAGACAGGATCCGAAGCAAAGTTGAGCTGACCCGATACCTGGGCCCTGCGTGCGACCTCACCCTCTTCGACTTCAAACAAGGCATTCTGTGTTATCCAGCCCCCAAG CCCCAGTCCTTAGCTGTCCCTAGCAGGAAGCGGAAGAAGCCTTCACGACCAGCCAAGACTCGGAAACGTCAGGTTGGACCCCAGAAGGGTGAGGTCAGGAAGGAGGCCCCAAGAGATGAGACCAAGGCTGATGCCGACACAGCCCCAGCTTCACTCCCTGCTCCTGG GTGCTGTGAGAACTGTGGAATCAGCTTCTCAGGAGATGGTACCCGAAGACAGCGGCTCAAGACATTATGCAAGGACTGCCGAG cACAGAGAATTGCTTTCAACCGGGAGCAAAGGATGTTTAAG CGTGTGGGCTGCGGGGAGTGCGCGGCCTGCCGGGTAACCGAGGACTGCGGGGCCTGCTCCACCTGCCTTCTGCAGTTGCCCCATGATGTGGCCTCGGGGCTGTTCTGCAAGTGTGAGCAGAGACGGTGCCTCCGGATTGTGGAAAGG AGCCGAGGGTGTGGAGTGTGCCGGGGCTGTCAGACCCGAGAGGACTGTGGCCGTTGTCGAGTCTGCCTTCGCCCTCCCCGCCCTGGTCTCAGGCGCCAGTGGAGGTGTGTCCAGCGGCGCTGCTTACGG GGTAAACGTAGCCGCCGCAGAGGAGGCTGTGACTCCAAGATGGCTGCTCGGCGGCGCCCCCCGCGAGCCCAGCCACTGCCTCCAGTTCCCCCATCACAGCCTCCAGAGTCCCCAGAGCTG CACCCCAGAGCCCTGGCCCCCTCGCCACCTGCCGAGTTCATCTATTACTGTGTAGACGAGGACGAGCTA CAGCCTTACACGAATCGTCGGCAGAACCGCAAGTGTGGGGCCTGTGCAGCCTGCCTACGCCGGATGGACTGTGGCCACTGCGACTTCTGCTGTGACAAGCCCAAATTTGGGGGCAGCAACCAGAAGCGTCAGAAGTGTCGTTGGCGCCAATGCCTGCAGTTTGCCATg AAGCGTCTGCTGCCTAGTGTCTGGGCAGGATCTGAGGATGGGGCAGGGCCGCCCCCACCTTACTCTCGTCGAAAGAGACCTGGCTCTACTCGACGGCCCCGTCTGGGGCAGATACTGAAGACCTCCTTGACCACACCCACAGCCCGATCAGGCCGTGCCCAGACTCCAATGAAACAGGAAACAGGCAGTGGCTTTGTGCTACCCCCACCTGGCACCGACCTTGTGTTCTTACGGGAAGGTGCAAGCAGTCCTGTGCAGGTGCCTGGCCCTGCTGCAGCTTCCACAGAAGCCCTGTTGCAG GAGGCCCAGTGCCCTGGCCTGAGTTGGGTTGTGGCCTTACCCCAGGTGAAGCAAGAGAAGGCGGATGCCCAGGAAGACTGGACACCGGGCACAGCCATCCTGACTTCTCCTGTATTGCTGTCTGGCTGCCCCAGCAAG GCAGTAGACCCAGGCCTGCCACCTGTGAAACAAGAGCCACTGGACCCTGAGGAGGACAAGGAGGAAGAGAGCAAGGATGACTCCGCCTCCGACTCGGCaccagaggaggaggcaggaggggctggcaCACCCGTG ATCACCGAGATTTTCAGCCTGGGTGGAACCCGCCTCCGGGACACAGCAGTCTGGTTGCCAAG GGCAGGCAATCGGGAAGGGAAGATGGATGTAAAGTGTGGGAGACGGAGGACACTTTGGCGCGCACGAGCAAGAGCTGGAACCGGCGAGGATGGCCTAGAACCCATGTCGGTGTCTCAGCACCTCCAACTTCGATGA
- the MBD1 gene encoding methyl-CpG-binding domain protein 1 isoform X15, with protein MAEDWLDCPALGPGWKRREVFRKSGATCGRSDTYYQSPTGDRIRSKVELTRYLGPACDLTLFDFKQGILCYPAPKPQSLAVPSRKRKKPSRPAKTRKRQVGPQKGEVRKEAPRDETKADADTAPASLPAPGCCENCGISFSGDGTRRQRLKTLCKDCRAQRIAFNREQRMFKRVGCGECAACRVTEDCGACSTCLLQLPHDVASGLFCKCEQRRCLRIVERSRGCGVCRGCQTREDCGRCRVCLRPPRPGLRRQWRCVQRRCLRGKRSRRRGGCDSKMAARRRPPRAQPLPPVPPSQPPESPELHPRALAPSPPAEFIYYCVDEDELQPYTNRRQNRKCGACAACLRRMDCGHCDFCCDKPKFGGSNQKRQKCRWRQCLQFAMKRLLPSVWAGSEDGAGPPPPYSRRKRPGSTRRPRLGQILKTSLTTPTARSGRAQTPMKQETGSGFVLPPPGTDLVFLREGASSPVQVPGPAAASTEALLQVKQEKADAQEDWTPGTAILTSPVLLSGCPSKAVDPGLPPVKQEPLDPEEDKEEESKDDSASDSAPEEEAGGAGTPVITEIFSLGGTRLRDTAVWLPSLQGRQSGREDGCKVWETEDTLARTSKSWNRRGWPRTHVGVSAPPTSMMWVSCRRSWCPSSQS; from the exons ATGGCTGAGGACTGGCTGGACTGCCCAGCCTTGGGCCCTGGCTGGAAGCGCCGTGAGGTCTTTCGAAAGTCAGGTGCCACCTGTGGACGCTCAGACACCTATTACCAGAG CCCCACAGGAGACAGGATCCGAAGCAAAGTTGAGCTGACCCGATACCTGGGCCCTGCGTGCGACCTCACCCTCTTCGACTTCAAACAAGGCATTCTGTGTTATCCAGCCCCCAAG CCCCAGTCCTTAGCTGTCCCTAGCAGGAAGCGGAAGAAGCCTTCACGACCAGCCAAGACTCGGAAACGTCAGGTTGGACCCCAGAAGGGTGAGGTCAGGAAGGAGGCCCCAAGAGATGAGACCAAGGCTGATGCCGACACAGCCCCAGCTTCACTCCCTGCTCCTGG GTGCTGTGAGAACTGTGGAATCAGCTTCTCAGGAGATGGTACCCGAAGACAGCGGCTCAAGACATTATGCAAGGACTGCCGAG cACAGAGAATTGCTTTCAACCGGGAGCAAAGGATGTTTAAG CGTGTGGGCTGCGGGGAGTGCGCGGCCTGCCGGGTAACCGAGGACTGCGGGGCCTGCTCCACCTGCCTTCTGCAGTTGCCCCATGATGTGGCCTCGGGGCTGTTCTGCAAGTGTGAGCAGAGACGGTGCCTCCGGATTGTGGAAAGG AGCCGAGGGTGTGGAGTGTGCCGGGGCTGTCAGACCCGAGAGGACTGTGGCCGTTGTCGAGTCTGCCTTCGCCCTCCCCGCCCTGGTCTCAGGCGCCAGTGGAGGTGTGTCCAGCGGCGCTGCTTACGG GGTAAACGTAGCCGCCGCAGAGGAGGCTGTGACTCCAAGATGGCTGCTCGGCGGCGCCCCCCGCGAGCCCAGCCACTGCCTCCAGTTCCCCCATCACAGCCTCCAGAGTCCCCAGAGCTG CACCCCAGAGCCCTGGCCCCCTCGCCACCTGCCGAGTTCATCTATTACTGTGTAGACGAGGACGAGCTA CAGCCTTACACGAATCGTCGGCAGAACCGCAAGTGTGGGGCCTGTGCAGCCTGCCTACGCCGGATGGACTGTGGCCACTGCGACTTCTGCTGTGACAAGCCCAAATTTGGGGGCAGCAACCAGAAGCGTCAGAAGTGTCGTTGGCGCCAATGCCTGCAGTTTGCCATg AAGCGTCTGCTGCCTAGTGTCTGGGCAGGATCTGAGGATGGGGCAGGGCCGCCCCCACCTTACTCTCGTCGAAAGAGACCTGGCTCTACTCGACGGCCCCGTCTGGGGCAGATACTGAAGACCTCCTTGACCACACCCACAGCCCGATCAGGCCGTGCCCAGACTCCAATGAAACAGGAAACAGGCAGTGGCTTTGTGCTACCCCCACCTGGCACCGACCTTGTGTTCTTACGGGAAGGTGCAAGCAGTCCTGTGCAGGTGCCTGGCCCTGCTGCAGCTTCCACAGAAGCCCTGTTGCAG GTGAAGCAAGAGAAGGCGGATGCCCAGGAAGACTGGACACCGGGCACAGCCATCCTGACTTCTCCTGTATTGCTGTCTGGCTGCCCCAGCAAG GCAGTAGACCCAGGCCTGCCACCTGTGAAACAAGAGCCACTGGACCCTGAGGAGGACAAGGAGGAAGAGAGCAAGGATGACTCCGCCTCCGACTCGGCaccagaggaggaggcaggaggggctggcaCACCCGTG ATCACCGAGATTTTCAGCCTGGGTGGAACCCGCCTCCGGGACACAGCAGTCTGGTTGCCAAG TCTGCAGGGCAGGCAATCGGGAAGGGAAGATGGATGTAAAGTGTGGGAGACGGAGGACACTTTGGCGCGCACGAGCAAGAGCTGGAACCGGCGAGGATGGCCTAGAACCCATGTCGGTGTCTCAGCACCTCCAACTTCGATGATGTGGGTGTCCTGCAGAAGAAGCTGGTGCCCTTCATCACAGAGTTAA
- the MBD1 gene encoding methyl-CpG-binding domain protein 1 isoform X13, whose protein sequence is MAEDWLDCPALGPGWKRREVFRKSGATCGRSDTYYQSPTGDRIRSKVELTRYLGPACDLTLFDFKQGILCYPAPKPQSLAVPSRKRKKPSRPAKTRKRQVGPQKGEVRKEAPRDETKADADTAPASLPAPGCCENCGISFSGDGTRRQRLKTLCKDCRAQRIAFNREQRMFKRVGCGECAACRVTEDCGACSTCLLQLPHDVASGLFCKCEQRRCLRIVERSRGCGVCRGCQTREDCGRCRVCLRPPRPGLRRQWRCVQRRCLRHLAHRLRRHHQRCQRRPPLAVAPPAGKRSRRRGGCDSKMAARRRPPRAQPLPPVPPSQPPESPELHPRALAPSPPAEFIYYCVDEDELQPYTNRRQNRKCGACAACLRRMDCGHCDFCCDKPKFGGSNQKRQKCRWRQCLQFAMKRLLPSVWAGSEDGAGPPPPYSRRKRPGSTRRPRLGQILKTSLTTPTARSGRAQTPMKQETGSGFVLPPPGTDLVFLREGASSPVQVPGPAAASTEALLQVKQEKADAQEDWTPGTAILTSPVLLSGCPSKAVDPGLPPVKQEPLDPEEDKEEESKDDSASDSAPEEEAGGAGTPVITEIFSLGGTRLRDTAVWLPRAGNREGKMDVKCGRRRTLWRARARAGTGEDGLEPMSVSQHLQLR, encoded by the exons ATGGCTGAGGACTGGCTGGACTGCCCAGCCTTGGGCCCTGGCTGGAAGCGCCGTGAGGTCTTTCGAAAGTCAGGTGCCACCTGTGGACGCTCAGACACCTATTACCAGAG CCCCACAGGAGACAGGATCCGAAGCAAAGTTGAGCTGACCCGATACCTGGGCCCTGCGTGCGACCTCACCCTCTTCGACTTCAAACAAGGCATTCTGTGTTATCCAGCCCCCAAG CCCCAGTCCTTAGCTGTCCCTAGCAGGAAGCGGAAGAAGCCTTCACGACCAGCCAAGACTCGGAAACGTCAGGTTGGACCCCAGAAGGGTGAGGTCAGGAAGGAGGCCCCAAGAGATGAGACCAAGGCTGATGCCGACACAGCCCCAGCTTCACTCCCTGCTCCTGG GTGCTGTGAGAACTGTGGAATCAGCTTCTCAGGAGATGGTACCCGAAGACAGCGGCTCAAGACATTATGCAAGGACTGCCGAG cACAGAGAATTGCTTTCAACCGGGAGCAAAGGATGTTTAAG CGTGTGGGCTGCGGGGAGTGCGCGGCCTGCCGGGTAACCGAGGACTGCGGGGCCTGCTCCACCTGCCTTCTGCAGTTGCCCCATGATGTGGCCTCGGGGCTGTTCTGCAAGTGTGAGCAGAGACGGTGCCTCCGGATTGTGGAAAGG AGCCGAGGGTGTGGAGTGTGCCGGGGCTGTCAGACCCGAGAGGACTGTGGCCGTTGTCGAGTCTGCCTTCGCCCTCCCCGCCCTGGTCTCAGGCGCCAGTGGAGGTGTGTCCAGCGGCGCTGCTTACGG CACCTTGCCCACCGTCTCCGTCGCCACCATCAGCGATGTCAACGACGCCCTCCCCTagctgtggctccccctgct GGTAAACGTAGCCGCCGCAGAGGAGGCTGTGACTCCAAGATGGCTGCTCGGCGGCGCCCCCCGCGAGCCCAGCCACTGCCTCCAGTTCCCCCATCACAGCCTCCAGAGTCCCCAGAGCTG CACCCCAGAGCCCTGGCCCCCTCGCCACCTGCCGAGTTCATCTATTACTGTGTAGACGAGGACGAGCTA CAGCCTTACACGAATCGTCGGCAGAACCGCAAGTGTGGGGCCTGTGCAGCCTGCCTACGCCGGATGGACTGTGGCCACTGCGACTTCTGCTGTGACAAGCCCAAATTTGGGGGCAGCAACCAGAAGCGTCAGAAGTGTCGTTGGCGCCAATGCCTGCAGTTTGCCATg AAGCGTCTGCTGCCTAGTGTCTGGGCAGGATCTGAGGATGGGGCAGGGCCGCCCCCACCTTACTCTCGTCGAAAGAGACCTGGCTCTACTCGACGGCCCCGTCTGGGGCAGATACTGAAGACCTCCTTGACCACACCCACAGCCCGATCAGGCCGTGCCCAGACTCCAATGAAACAGGAAACAGGCAGTGGCTTTGTGCTACCCCCACCTGGCACCGACCTTGTGTTCTTACGGGAAGGTGCAAGCAGTCCTGTGCAGGTGCCTGGCCCTGCTGCAGCTTCCACAGAAGCCCTGTTGCAG GTGAAGCAAGAGAAGGCGGATGCCCAGGAAGACTGGACACCGGGCACAGCCATCCTGACTTCTCCTGTATTGCTGTCTGGCTGCCCCAGCAAG GCAGTAGACCCAGGCCTGCCACCTGTGAAACAAGAGCCACTGGACCCTGAGGAGGACAAGGAGGAAGAGAGCAAGGATGACTCCGCCTCCGACTCGGCaccagaggaggaggcaggaggggctggcaCACCCGTG ATCACCGAGATTTTCAGCCTGGGTGGAACCCGCCTCCGGGACACAGCAGTCTGGTTGCCAAG GGCAGGCAATCGGGAAGGGAAGATGGATGTAAAGTGTGGGAGACGGAGGACACTTTGGCGCGCACGAGCAAGAGCTGGAACCGGCGAGGATGGCCTAGAACCCATGTCGGTGTCTCAGCACCTCCAACTTCGATGA
- the MBD1 gene encoding methyl-CpG-binding domain protein 1 isoform X25, with amino-acid sequence MAEDWLDCPALGPGWKRREVFRKSGATCGRSDTYYQSPTGDRIRSKVELTRYLGPACDLTLFDFKQGILCYPAPKPQSLAVPSRKRKKPSRPAKTRKRQVGPQKGEVRKEAPRDETKADADTAPASLPAPGCCENCGISFSGDGTRRQRLKTLCKDCRAQRIAFNREQRMFKRVGCGECAACRVTEDCGACSTCLLQLPHDVASGLFCKCEQRRCLRIVERSRGCGVCRGCQTREDCGRCRVCLRPPRPGLRRQWRCVQRRCLRGKRSRRRGGCDSKMAARRRPPRAQPLPPVPPSQPPESPELHPRALAPSPPAEFIYYCVDEDELQPYTNRRQNRKCGACAACLRRMDCGHCDFCCDKPKFGGSNQKRQKCRWRQCLQFAMKRLLPSVWAGSEDGAGPPPPYSRRKRPGSTRRPRLGQILKTSLTTPTARSGRAQTPMKQETGSGFVLPPPGTDLVFLREGASSPVQVPGPAAASTEALLQVKQEKADAQEDWTPGTAILTSPVLLSGCPSKAVDPGLPPVKQEPLDPEEDKEEESKDDSASDSAPEEEAGGAGTPVITEIFSLGGTRLRDTAVWLPRAGNREGKMDVKCGRRRTLWRARARAGTGEDGLEPMSVSQHLQLR; translated from the exons ATGGCTGAGGACTGGCTGGACTGCCCAGCCTTGGGCCCTGGCTGGAAGCGCCGTGAGGTCTTTCGAAAGTCAGGTGCCACCTGTGGACGCTCAGACACCTATTACCAGAG CCCCACAGGAGACAGGATCCGAAGCAAAGTTGAGCTGACCCGATACCTGGGCCCTGCGTGCGACCTCACCCTCTTCGACTTCAAACAAGGCATTCTGTGTTATCCAGCCCCCAAG CCCCAGTCCTTAGCTGTCCCTAGCAGGAAGCGGAAGAAGCCTTCACGACCAGCCAAGACTCGGAAACGTCAGGTTGGACCCCAGAAGGGTGAGGTCAGGAAGGAGGCCCCAAGAGATGAGACCAAGGCTGATGCCGACACAGCCCCAGCTTCACTCCCTGCTCCTGG GTGCTGTGAGAACTGTGGAATCAGCTTCTCAGGAGATGGTACCCGAAGACAGCGGCTCAAGACATTATGCAAGGACTGCCGAG cACAGAGAATTGCTTTCAACCGGGAGCAAAGGATGTTTAAG CGTGTGGGCTGCGGGGAGTGCGCGGCCTGCCGGGTAACCGAGGACTGCGGGGCCTGCTCCACCTGCCTTCTGCAGTTGCCCCATGATGTGGCCTCGGGGCTGTTCTGCAAGTGTGAGCAGAGACGGTGCCTCCGGATTGTGGAAAGG AGCCGAGGGTGTGGAGTGTGCCGGGGCTGTCAGACCCGAGAGGACTGTGGCCGTTGTCGAGTCTGCCTTCGCCCTCCCCGCCCTGGTCTCAGGCGCCAGTGGAGGTGTGTCCAGCGGCGCTGCTTACGG GGTAAACGTAGCCGCCGCAGAGGAGGCTGTGACTCCAAGATGGCTGCTCGGCGGCGCCCCCCGCGAGCCCAGCCACTGCCTCCAGTTCCCCCATCACAGCCTCCAGAGTCCCCAGAGCTG CACCCCAGAGCCCTGGCCCCCTCGCCACCTGCCGAGTTCATCTATTACTGTGTAGACGAGGACGAGCTA CAGCCTTACACGAATCGTCGGCAGAACCGCAAGTGTGGGGCCTGTGCAGCCTGCCTACGCCGGATGGACTGTGGCCACTGCGACTTCTGCTGTGACAAGCCCAAATTTGGGGGCAGCAACCAGAAGCGTCAGAAGTGTCGTTGGCGCCAATGCCTGCAGTTTGCCATg AAGCGTCTGCTGCCTAGTGTCTGGGCAGGATCTGAGGATGGGGCAGGGCCGCCCCCACCTTACTCTCGTCGAAAGAGACCTGGCTCTACTCGACGGCCCCGTCTGGGGCAGATACTGAAGACCTCCTTGACCACACCCACAGCCCGATCAGGCCGTGCCCAGACTCCAATGAAACAGGAAACAGGCAGTGGCTTTGTGCTACCCCCACCTGGCACCGACCTTGTGTTCTTACGGGAAGGTGCAAGCAGTCCTGTGCAGGTGCCTGGCCCTGCTGCAGCTTCCACAGAAGCCCTGTTGCAG GTGAAGCAAGAGAAGGCGGATGCCCAGGAAGACTGGACACCGGGCACAGCCATCCTGACTTCTCCTGTATTGCTGTCTGGCTGCCCCAGCAAG GCAGTAGACCCAGGCCTGCCACCTGTGAAACAAGAGCCACTGGACCCTGAGGAGGACAAGGAGGAAGAGAGCAAGGATGACTCCGCCTCCGACTCGGCaccagaggaggaggcaggaggggctggcaCACCCGTG ATCACCGAGATTTTCAGCCTGGGTGGAACCCGCCTCCGGGACACAGCAGTCTGGTTGCCAAG GGCAGGCAATCGGGAAGGGAAGATGGATGTAAAGTGTGGGAGACGGAGGACACTTTGGCGCGCACGAGCAAGAGCTGGAACCGGCGAGGATGGCCTAGAACCCATGTCGGTGTCTCAGCACCTCCAACTTCGATGA